A genome region from Thermomonospora amylolytica includes the following:
- a CDS encoding pyridoxal phosphate-dependent aminotransferase, with protein sequence MQVTQSEKLRNVCYDIRGPVLKRAGQLEAEGHKILKLHIGNPAPFGFEAPPEILQDMIRNLPEAHGYSDSKGILPARRAIVQHYEGLGFQDLDVEDVYLGNGVSELIQMTLQALLDNGDEVLIPAPDYPLWTACVSLSGGTPVHYLCDERAGWSPDLDDIESKITDRTRALVIINPNNPTGAVYPREVLVRITELARRHGLIIFSDEIYDRVLYDGAEHVPIATLAPDLLCLTFGGLSKNYRVAGFRSGWVVLSGPKDHAESYIEGLDILANMRLCPNVPAQHAIQAALGGNQSIEELVLPTGRLGEQRDRAWKLLNDIPGVTCVKPQGALYAFPRLDPEVYPITDDQRFILDLLEEQKILVVQGTGFNWPSHDHFRIVTLQWASELEEAITRIGTFLTRRWPT encoded by the coding sequence ATGCAGGTCACCCAGTCGGAGAAACTCAGGAACGTCTGCTACGACATCCGCGGCCCGGTGCTCAAGCGGGCCGGTCAGCTCGAGGCCGAGGGCCACAAGATCCTCAAGCTGCACATCGGCAACCCGGCCCCGTTCGGCTTCGAGGCTCCGCCGGAGATCCTGCAGGACATGATCCGGAACCTGCCGGAGGCGCACGGCTACAGCGACTCCAAGGGGATCCTGCCGGCCCGCCGCGCCATCGTGCAGCACTACGAGGGGCTCGGCTTCCAGGACCTGGACGTGGAGGACGTCTACCTCGGCAACGGGGTGTCCGAGCTGATCCAGATGACCCTGCAGGCGTTGCTGGACAACGGCGACGAGGTGCTGATCCCGGCCCCGGACTACCCGCTGTGGACCGCCTGCGTGAGCCTGTCCGGCGGCACCCCGGTGCACTACCTGTGCGACGAGCGGGCCGGCTGGTCGCCCGACCTGGACGACATCGAGTCCAAGATCACCGACCGCACCAGGGCTCTGGTGATCATCAACCCGAACAACCCGACCGGCGCGGTCTACCCCCGCGAGGTGCTGGTCCGGATCACCGAGCTCGCCCGCCGGCACGGCCTGATCATCTTCTCCGACGAGATCTACGACCGGGTGCTGTACGACGGCGCCGAGCACGTGCCGATCGCCACCCTGGCCCCCGACCTGCTGTGCCTGACCTTCGGCGGGCTGTCCAAGAACTACCGGGTGGCCGGTTTCCGCTCCGGCTGGGTGGTGCTGTCGGGCCCCAAGGACCACGCCGAGTCCTACATCGAGGGCCTGGACATCCTGGCCAACATGCGGCTGTGCCCGAACGTGCCCGCCCAGCACGCCATCCAGGCCGCGCTCGGCGGCAACCAGAGCATCGAGGAACTGGTGCTGCCCACCGGCCGGCTCGGCGAGCAGCGCGACCGGGCGTGGAAGCTGCTGAACGACATCCCCGGGGTGACCTGCGTCAAGCCGCAGGGCGCGCTGTACGCGTTCCCGCGCCTGGACCCGGAGGTCTACCCGATCACCGACGACCAGCGGTTCATCCTGGACCTGCTGGAGGAGCAGAAGATCCTCGTCGTGCAGGGCACCGGGTTCAACTGGCCCAGCCACGACCACTTCCGGATCGTGACCCTGCAGTGGGCCTCCGAGCTGGAGGAGGCCATCACCCGCATCGGGACGTTCCTGACCCGCCGCTGGCCGACCTGA
- a CDS encoding ATP-dependent DNA helicase, whose translation MPSPDLLNQNDVRVPDTATLLAAAVKAIGGAERPGQVKMAEAVERAIATGEHLAAQAGTGTGKSLAYLVPAIRHAVDKGTTVVVSTATIALQRQLVDRDLPRLAEALTPLLGREPKYAILKGRRNYLCLHRVQTGAPDEPEEEGLFDPQQLSALGRQVKRLNEWAEETATGDRDELVPGVSEQAWRQVSVTARECLGAQRCPQGTSCFAELARAEAGEADIVVTNHALLAIDALEEFQVLPEHDVVIVDEAHELVDRVTSVATGALSGPAGEAAARRCGRLIEDGLADRLKEAAEGLALILEDLPAGRMDVLSPALGNTLAVLRDAAHTCLTALGGDRKDDNDPAGMAARKAARSALEELHDTAVRVLESFEPEIAARHDVVWLDKPYAGQTGNGPQRPPTLHVAPIGVGGLLREALFQTRTTILTSATLTLGGSFEPLARQWGLPPLNAATDRDAKAAAEGLAKTATSDAPEGKSAEDKEIRWACLDAGSPFDHGRAGILYVARHLPQPGRDGLPDAYLTEITELIEAAGGRTLGLFSSMRAARQAADELRGHLTHPLLCQGDDSTSLLVKRFAEEERTSLFGTLSLWQGVDVPGPALQLVIMDRIPFPRPDDPVASARQRAVAARGGNGFMAVAATHAALLLAQGAGRLLRSMSDRGVVAVLDPRLATARYGTFLKSSLPPFWATTDPEVVRGALRRLDAAAAAGA comes from the coding sequence GTGCCCTCCCCAGATCTGCTGAACCAGAACGACGTCCGCGTCCCCGACACGGCCACCCTGCTGGCCGCCGCGGTCAAGGCGATCGGGGGCGCCGAACGCCCCGGACAGGTCAAGATGGCCGAGGCCGTCGAACGCGCCATCGCCACCGGGGAGCACCTGGCCGCCCAGGCCGGGACGGGCACCGGCAAGTCGCTGGCCTACCTGGTGCCCGCGATCCGGCATGCCGTGGACAAGGGCACCACGGTGGTCGTCTCCACCGCGACGATCGCGCTGCAACGCCAGCTGGTGGACCGCGACCTGCCACGGCTGGCCGAGGCGCTGACCCCGCTGCTGGGCCGGGAGCCGAAGTACGCGATCCTCAAGGGCCGCCGCAACTACCTGTGCCTGCACCGGGTGCAGACCGGCGCGCCGGACGAGCCCGAGGAGGAGGGCCTGTTCGACCCGCAGCAGTTGTCGGCGCTGGGCCGTCAGGTCAAGCGGCTGAACGAGTGGGCCGAGGAGACCGCCACCGGCGACCGCGACGAGCTGGTGCCCGGGGTGAGCGAGCAGGCGTGGCGGCAGGTGTCGGTCACCGCCCGCGAATGCCTCGGGGCCCAGCGCTGCCCGCAGGGCACGTCCTGCTTCGCCGAGCTGGCGCGGGCCGAGGCGGGCGAGGCCGACATCGTGGTCACCAACCACGCGCTGCTGGCGATCGACGCCCTGGAGGAGTTCCAGGTGCTGCCCGAGCACGACGTGGTGATCGTCGACGAGGCGCACGAACTGGTGGACCGGGTCACCTCCGTCGCCACCGGCGCCCTCAGCGGCCCCGCCGGGGAGGCCGCGGCCCGCCGCTGCGGCCGTCTGATCGAGGACGGCCTGGCCGACCGCCTCAAGGAGGCCGCCGAGGGCCTGGCGCTCATCCTGGAGGACCTCCCGGCGGGCCGCATGGACGTCCTCTCCCCGGCTCTGGGCAACACCCTGGCCGTCCTCCGCGACGCCGCCCACACCTGCCTGACCGCCCTGGGCGGGGACCGAAAGGACGACAACGACCCGGCCGGCATGGCCGCCCGCAAGGCCGCCCGCTCCGCCCTGGAGGAACTCCACGACACCGCCGTCCGCGTCCTGGAGTCCTTCGAACCGGAGATCGCCGCCCGCCACGACGTCGTCTGGCTCGACAAGCCCTACGCCGGGCAGACCGGCAACGGCCCGCAACGCCCGCCCACCCTGCACGTGGCCCCGATCGGCGTGGGCGGTCTGCTCCGCGAGGCGCTCTTCCAGACCCGCACGACGATCCTCACCTCCGCCACGCTGACCCTCGGCGGCTCCTTCGAGCCCCTGGCCCGCCAGTGGGGCCTCCCCCCGCTGAACGCCGCGACCGACCGCGACGCCAAGGCCGCCGCCGAGGGCCTGGCCAAGACCGCGACCTCCGACGCCCCGGAAGGCAAGAGCGCCGAGGACAAGGAGATCCGGTGGGCGTGCCTGGACGCGGGGTCGCCGTTCGACCATGGGCGGGCGGGGATCCTGTACGTGGCGCGGCATCTGCCGCAGCCGGGGCGGGACGGGCTGCCGGACGCGTACCTGACGGAGATCACGGAGCTGATCGAGGCCGCGGGCGGGCGGACGCTGGGGCTGTTCTCCTCGATGCGGGCGGCGCGGCAGGCCGCCGACGAGTTGCGGGGGCATCTGACGCATCCGCTGCTGTGCCAGGGGGACGACTCGACCTCGCTGCTGGTGAAGCGGTTCGCCGAGGAGGAGCGGACCTCGTTGTTCGGGACGCTGTCGCTGTGGCAGGGGGTGGACGTGCCGGGGCCCGCGCTGCAACTGGTGATCATGGACCGGATCCCGTTCCCCCGGCCGGACGATCCGGTGGCGTCGGCGCGGCAGCGGGCGGTGGCGGCGCGGGGCGGCAACGGGTTCATGGCGGTGGCGGCCACCCACGCGGCGCTGCTGCTGGCGCAGGGCGCGGGGCGGCTGCTGCGGTCGATGAGCGACCGGGGCGTGGTGGCGGTGCTGGATCCGCGGCTGGCCACCGCCCGGTACGGCACGTTCCTGAAGTCCTCGCTGCCGCCGTTCTGGGCGACCACCGACCCGGAGGTGGTGCGCGGGGCGCTGCGCCGGCTGGACGCGGCGGCCGCCGCCGGGGCGTGA
- a CDS encoding SMI1/KNR4 family protein, translating to MASELDPPAAAVFRSLAEAMADAAPDGCTAAVLTCDVSAGAARYGLVFERPDGEIRNAPPLSGLMDRFREDLRTIVERDADGAAGIEVTVRASGDYTAVVSPRGGHQPWPGFGCQIFVIDHDHLPPQPGEEQEGPAAPAPAGDPEEAVRLLREVLALKQEIVEHAEELRPPVAPERLTALGAPADLAALYGVTDGHPLMFNGYEWMSLDELRARMDARLRWWPGWELGWDDTVLECDPPDTVRRVTGHPRWFPFAHDYGGNYLVADMAPAASGRPGQIVRMGRDYDDGPSYLADSVTGLLRMELNALRRGDYSTLDDEYVELGGPEWEEAAARNARERSIDARRATLASVGPQVQRLTVHHGGDLDLDMLRNAPGLCDLQLECRDPDLRPLLDLPLHRLHLTVDTVDLAPLARHPELRSVTLRTERPVSVAPLATLPRLHGLDLSEAVVADLGKLADIETLRFLMLTEEQWRELRSGTDRLPPLAAAGLAGEDGLERALRWASGFPTFRAPDELTFTGRLER from the coding sequence ATGGCGAGCGAACTCGATCCGCCGGCGGCCGCGGTGTTCCGGTCCCTTGCGGAGGCCATGGCCGACGCCGCCCCGGACGGCTGCACGGCGGCCGTGCTGACGTGCGACGTGAGCGCCGGGGCCGCCCGCTACGGGCTGGTCTTCGAGCGTCCGGACGGCGAGATCCGCAACGCCCCGCCGTTGAGCGGGCTGATGGACCGGTTCCGCGAGGACCTCCGGACGATCGTCGAGCGGGATGCCGACGGCGCGGCCGGGATCGAGGTGACGGTGCGGGCCTCCGGGGACTACACGGCGGTCGTCAGCCCGCGGGGCGGGCACCAGCCCTGGCCGGGGTTCGGCTGCCAGATCTTCGTCATCGACCACGATCACCTGCCGCCGCAGCCGGGCGAGGAGCAGGAGGGTCCGGCCGCCCCTGCGCCCGCCGGGGACCCCGAGGAGGCCGTCCGGCTGCTGCGCGAGGTGCTCGCCCTCAAGCAGGAGATCGTCGAGCACGCCGAGGAGCTCCGTCCCCCGGTCGCGCCGGAACGGCTGACCGCCCTGGGCGCGCCCGCGGACCTGGCGGCGCTGTACGGGGTGACCGACGGCCATCCGCTGATGTTCAACGGCTACGAGTGGATGTCGCTGGACGAGCTGCGGGCGCGCATGGACGCCCGCCTGCGCTGGTGGCCGGGCTGGGAGCTGGGGTGGGACGACACCGTCCTGGAGTGCGACCCGCCGGACACCGTGCGCCGGGTGACCGGGCATCCGCGCTGGTTCCCGTTCGCCCATGACTACGGCGGCAACTACCTGGTCGCCGACATGGCGCCCGCGGCCAGCGGCAGGCCGGGCCAGATCGTCCGGATGGGCCGCGACTACGACGACGGCCCCTCCTACCTGGCCGACTCGGTGACCGGTCTGCTGCGGATGGAGCTGAACGCGCTGCGGCGCGGCGACTACAGCACCCTGGACGACGAGTACGTGGAGCTGGGCGGCCCCGAATGGGAGGAGGCCGCCGCCCGCAACGCCCGGGAGCGCAGCATCGACGCCCGCCGCGCCACCCTGGCGTCGGTGGGGCCGCAGGTGCAGCGCCTGACCGTGCACCATGGCGGCGATCTGGACCTGGACATGCTCCGCAACGCCCCCGGCCTGTGCGACCTGCAACTGGAGTGCCGCGATCCCGATCTGCGCCCGCTGCTGGACCTGCCGCTGCACCGGCTGCACCTGACCGTGGACACCGTCGACCTCGCCCCGCTGGCCCGGCATCCGGAGCTGCGCTCCGTCACCCTGCGGACCGAACGGCCCGTCTCCGTCGCCCCGCTGGCCACGCTGCCGCGGCTGCACGGCCTCGACCTGTCCGAGGCCGTCGTCGCCGACCTCGGCAAGCTGGCCGACATCGAGACGCTGCGGTTCCTGATGCTGACCGAGGAGCAGTGGCGGGAGCTGCGCTCCGGCACGGACCGGCTGCCGCCGCTGGCCGCCGCCGGGCTGGCCGGTGAGGACGGGCTGGAACGGGCGCTGCGGTGGGCGTCCGGGTTCCCCACGTTCCGGGCCCCCGACGAGCTCACGTTCACCGGCCGGCTCGAACGCTGA
- a CDS encoding penicillin acylase family protein, whose product MAAVLVLALVLTLWVTWTVRRSFPSLDGEVRLPGLGAEVTVHRDRWGVPHIYAGSGEDLMRAQGYVHAQDRFWEMDLRRHITAGRLSELFGETTLETDKVVRTMGWRRVAEQEIALLAPDTRRYLEAYADGVNAWLRQHPETSTQSLEYAVLGLQRSGYKPEPWTPADSVAWLKAMAWDLRSNMEDELGRALAATKVPAERVAQLYPDYDHSRWPSIVTGGEVTDGEFRPAGEAARARVLSSALQDVLGGVERAVAAMPTMMGNGAPGIGSNSWVVAGSRTTTGRPLLANDPHLAPGMPSIWYQAGLHCTRVSASCPFDVTGFTFSGLPGVVIGHNGRIAWGFTNLGPDVTDLYLEKVNGTTYEYKGEQVPLQTRVEEIKVAGASKPVRLTVRSTRHGPLISDVLDDAKTAGRGMAVALRWVALEPRPTADAIAAMNTAQNWEQFRAAAAKFDVPAQNLVYADVDGNIGYQAPGRIPVRSKGDGTWPVPGWTGEYEWEGYIPFDELPTVYNPRSGYIVTANNSAIGPQYQHLLTKDWSYGYRAQRIDELLRSIPRVDVAAMGRIQMDNRNGFAPVLVPHLLRVGGPDVSILRGWDYQQGRDSAPAAYFNAIWRHLLLRAFNDELPTGARPDGNDRWFEAVRALLERPDDPWWDDVRTGSAKETRDDILRRAVADAHAELTERLGSDADEWKWGDLHTLELTNSTFGTSGIAPIEWLFNRGPLNVSGGASIVNATGWNAQEGYEVTWVPSMRMVVDLADMDRSRWINLTGASGHAFHDNYSDQSELWATGGTIPMRSRPESVRRAAEHTLTLTP is encoded by the coding sequence ATGGCGGCGGTGCTGGTGCTGGCCCTGGTGCTGACCTTGTGGGTGACGTGGACGGTACGGCGGTCGTTTCCCTCCCTTGACGGGGAGGTAAGGCTGCCCGGGCTGGGCGCCGAGGTCACCGTTCACCGCGACCGGTGGGGAGTCCCGCACATTTATGCGGGCTCCGGTGAGGATCTGATGCGGGCCCAGGGCTATGTGCACGCCCAGGACCGGTTCTGGGAAATGGACCTGCGGCGGCACATCACCGCCGGGCGGCTGTCGGAACTGTTCGGCGAGACCACCCTGGAGACCGACAAGGTCGTGCGCACGATGGGGTGGCGGCGGGTCGCCGAACAGGAGATCGCGCTCCTGGCACCGGACACCCGGCGGTATCTGGAGGCCTACGCCGATGGCGTGAACGCCTGGCTCCGGCAGCATCCGGAGACCTCGACACAAAGCCTGGAGTACGCCGTACTGGGGCTGCAGCGTTCCGGCTACAAGCCCGAGCCGTGGACGCCCGCCGACTCGGTGGCATGGCTGAAGGCGATGGCCTGGGACCTGCGTTCCAACATGGAGGACGAGCTGGGACGCGCGCTGGCCGCCACCAAGGTCCCCGCCGAACGGGTCGCGCAGCTCTACCCGGACTACGACCACTCGCGGTGGCCGTCGATCGTCACCGGCGGTGAGGTCACCGACGGGGAGTTCCGGCCTGCGGGGGAGGCCGCACGGGCACGGGTGCTCAGCTCGGCGCTGCAGGACGTGCTGGGCGGAGTGGAACGCGCCGTGGCGGCGATGCCGACGATGATGGGGAACGGCGCGCCCGGCATCGGCTCCAACTCCTGGGTGGTCGCGGGGAGCCGCACCACCACGGGCAGGCCGCTGCTGGCCAACGACCCGCACCTGGCGCCCGGCATGCCGTCGATCTGGTACCAGGCGGGGCTGCACTGCACACGGGTGTCCGCGTCGTGCCCGTTCGATGTCACCGGGTTCACGTTCTCGGGACTGCCCGGGGTGGTCATCGGGCACAACGGGCGGATCGCCTGGGGCTTCACCAACCTCGGGCCCGACGTCACGGACCTGTACCTGGAGAAGGTGAACGGGACCACCTACGAGTACAAGGGGGAGCAGGTCCCGCTGCAGACCCGGGTCGAGGAGATCAAGGTGGCGGGGGCCTCGAAGCCGGTGCGGCTCACCGTGCGCTCGACCCGGCACGGGCCGCTGATCTCCGACGTGCTGGACGACGCCAAGACCGCAGGGCGCGGGATGGCCGTGGCGTTGCGGTGGGTGGCGTTGGAGCCCCGTCCCACCGCGGACGCCATCGCGGCCATGAACACGGCGCAGAACTGGGAGCAGTTCCGCGCGGCGGCGGCCAAGTTCGACGTGCCGGCGCAGAACCTGGTGTACGCCGACGTGGACGGCAACATCGGCTACCAGGCGCCGGGGCGGATTCCGGTGCGTTCCAAGGGGGACGGCACGTGGCCGGTGCCCGGATGGACGGGGGAGTACGAGTGGGAGGGCTACATCCCGTTCGATGAGCTGCCCACCGTCTACAACCCGCGGAGCGGTTACATCGTCACGGCCAACAACTCCGCCATCGGGCCGCAGTACCAGCATCTGCTGACCAAGGACTGGTCGTACGGGTACCGCGCCCAGCGGATCGACGAGCTGCTGCGGTCCATACCCCGGGTGGACGTGGCCGCGATGGGGCGGATCCAGATGGACAACCGCAACGGGTTCGCGCCTGTCCTGGTGCCGCACCTGCTGCGGGTGGGCGGGCCTGATGTGTCCATCCTGCGGGGCTGGGACTACCAGCAGGGGCGGGACTCCGCGCCTGCGGCTTACTTCAACGCCATATGGCGGCACCTGTTGCTCAGGGCGTTCAACGACGAGCTGCCCACAGGGGCGCGCCCTGACGGCAACGACCGGTGGTTCGAGGCCGTACGGGCGTTGCTGGAACGGCCGGACGACCCGTGGTGGGACGACGTGCGCACAGGGTCGGCCAAGGAGACGCGGGACGACATCCTGCGCCGGGCCGTGGCCGACGCCCACGCGGAACTGACCGAGCGGCTGGGATCCGACGCGGACGAGTGGAAGTGGGGCGACCTGCACACGCTGGAGCTCACCAACAGCACGTTCGGCACGTCGGGGATCGCGCCCATCGAGTGGCTGTTCAACCGCGGGCCTTTGAACGTGTCGGGCGGGGCGTCGATCGTGAACGCCACCGGCTGGAACGCCCAAGAGGGGTACGAGGTCACGTGGGTGCCGTCCATGCGGATGGTCGTGGACCTGGCCGACATGGACCGCTCCCGGTGGATCAACCTGACCGGGGCGTCGGGGCACGCGTTCCACGACAACTACTCCGACCAGTCGGAACTGTGGGCCACCGGCGGCACGATCCCGATGCGCTCCCGCCCCGAATCGGTACGCCGCGCGGCCGAGCACACCCTGACGCTGACGCCGTGA
- a CDS encoding DUF72 domain-containing protein: MTVGPSQRAVRGGAVDRDRGDARKGPLLIGTSGWQYRDWRGRLYEGVPQKRWLEHYARNFATVEINAAFYRLPSLETFRAWRERTPDDFVMAVKASRYLTHVRRLQDPSEPVRRLLSVARGLGDRLGPILLQLPPTLRADAALLADCLDAFPPGVDVVVEPRHDSWYTPRIRELLTARNAALCWADRLGRALTPLWRTASWGYLRLHEGASEEWPDYDDATLLTWVERLGDMGEPFFVYFNNDPNGAAVRNAIRFAQLAEEAGIPVTRVPSPTALL, encoded by the coding sequence ATGACAGTGGGCCCTTCCCAGCGAGCGGTGCGGGGTGGCGCCGTCGATCGCGACCGTGGCGACGCGAGGAAGGGCCCGCTGCTGATCGGGACGTCGGGCTGGCAGTACAGGGATTGGCGGGGACGCCTGTACGAGGGCGTCCCCCAGAAGCGGTGGCTGGAGCACTACGCGCGGAATTTCGCCACCGTGGAGATCAATGCGGCGTTCTACCGGCTGCCCTCACTGGAGACGTTCCGGGCCTGGCGGGAACGCACGCCGGACGACTTCGTCATGGCGGTGAAGGCCAGCCGGTACCTGACGCATGTGCGGCGGTTGCAGGACCCGTCCGAGCCGGTGCGGCGGCTGCTGTCGGTGGCGCGGGGACTGGGGGACCGGCTCGGGCCGATCCTGTTGCAGCTCCCCCCGACGCTGCGGGCGGACGCGGCGTTGCTGGCCGACTGCCTGGACGCCTTTCCGCCCGGGGTGGACGTGGTCGTCGAGCCACGGCACGACAGTTGGTACACCCCGCGGATCCGGGAACTGCTGACGGCGCGGAACGCGGCCTTGTGCTGGGCGGACCGGCTGGGGCGTGCGTTGACGCCGCTGTGGCGCACCGCCTCCTGGGGGTATCTGCGACTGCACGAGGGGGCCTCGGAGGAATGGCCCGACTATGACGACGCGACGCTTCTGACGTGGGTGGAACGGCTCGGTGACATGGGGGAGCCGTTCTTCGTGTACTTCAACAACGACCCGAACGGCGCGGCGGTACGGAACGCGATCCGCTTCGCACAGCTCGCCGAGGAGGCGGGAATCCCCGTCACCCGCGTCCCGTCACCCACGGCCCTTCTGTGA
- a CDS encoding DUF4192 domain-containing protein — protein sequence MNNPTARADRPTLTIRSPQDAVSAVPYLLGFHPAHSLVAVGYAGPGGNTCAMRLDLPHPGEADLAQSLADRVAEALTRNGFHHAMLLGYGDAEHVAPVIDVTRRSLEAHGISIQEALRVHDGRWWSYLCDNPGCCPPDGTPYDISSSIVAAEATLAGHTAYPDRDALVESVRRLPDTDGRIRAATDRAERRLIGWIATGRPSKEIRADMVEEAVPLVTRLTAAVPDALPTDDETAWLGVLLTDLRVRDEAWVRINADDPANDITLWRHVVQRVHSPYVPAPACLLAYAAYCTGDGGLANVALDRAVEADPAYSLASLLREVIHAAIPPSRARLHMTPEQLATAYAEQEEPTPP from the coding sequence ATGAACAACCCCACCGCACGCGCCGACCGGCCCACCCTGACGATCCGGTCGCCGCAGGACGCCGTCTCCGCCGTTCCGTACCTGCTGGGCTTCCACCCCGCGCACAGCCTCGTCGCCGTGGGCTATGCCGGCCCCGGCGGGAACACCTGCGCGATGCGGCTCGATTTACCGCATCCCGGAGAGGCCGACCTGGCGCAGTCCCTCGCCGACCGCGTGGCCGAGGCGCTCACCCGGAACGGCTTTCACCACGCCATGCTCCTCGGCTACGGCGACGCCGAGCACGTCGCCCCGGTCATCGACGTCACCCGCCGCTCCCTGGAGGCCCACGGCATCTCCATCCAGGAGGCCCTGCGCGTCCATGACGGCCGCTGGTGGTCGTACCTGTGCGACAACCCCGGCTGCTGTCCTCCGGACGGCACCCCGTACGACATCTCCTCCAGCATCGTCGCCGCCGAAGCCACCCTCGCCGGCCACACCGCCTACCCCGATCGGGACGCCCTGGTGGAGAGCGTCCGCCGCCTGCCCGACACGGACGGCCGCATCCGCGCGGCCACCGACCGGGCCGAAAGACGCCTCATCGGCTGGATCGCCACCGGCCGCCCCTCCAAGGAGATCCGCGCCGACATGGTCGAGGAGGCCGTCCCCCTCGTCACCCGCCTCACCGCCGCCGTACCGGACGCCCTCCCCACCGACGACGAGACCGCCTGGCTGGGCGTCCTCCTCACCGACCTGCGCGTACGCGACGAGGCCTGGGTCCGCATCAACGCCGACGACCCGGCGAACGACATCACCCTCTGGCGCCACGTCGTCCAGCGCGTGCACTCCCCCTACGTCCCGGCCCCCGCCTGCCTCCTGGCGTACGCCGCCTACTGCACCGGCGACGGCGGCCTGGCCAACGTGGCCCTCGACCGGGCCGTCGAGGCCGACCCCGCCTACTCCCTGGCCTCACTGCTCCGCGAGGTGATCCACGCCGCCATTCCCCCGAGCCGCGCCCGCCTGCACATGACCCCCGAACAACTGGCGACCGCCTACGCCGAACAGGAGGAACCCACCCCGCCCTAG
- a CDS encoding DUF1707 and DUF4870 domain-containing protein gives MDDGGYAGVGLRVSDSEREPVLELLKEAYAEGRLEHDEFEMRMHLAMTARTRADLAAVASDLGRPGLQALPGKAVEQAPDGEERLWAALAHGSGMAPLIVPALVIMLLGGQRSAYVRRQAAEAVNFQLTLLLVTIVTFGLGGVLYAVTWIVAAIAAVFALGGQDFRYPWILRLIR, from the coding sequence ATGGATGACGGTGGATATGCAGGTGTCGGGCTGAGGGTTTCGGACTCGGAGCGGGAGCCGGTGCTCGAGCTGCTCAAGGAGGCGTACGCGGAGGGGCGGCTGGAGCATGACGAGTTCGAGATGCGGATGCATCTGGCGATGACGGCCAGGACCCGGGCCGATCTGGCGGCGGTGGCGTCGGACCTGGGACGGCCGGGGCTCCAGGCGCTGCCGGGCAAGGCGGTCGAGCAGGCCCCGGACGGGGAGGAGCGGCTGTGGGCGGCGCTGGCGCACGGGTCGGGGATGGCGCCGCTGATCGTCCCGGCGCTGGTGATCATGCTGCTGGGCGGACAGCGGTCGGCGTACGTGCGCCGCCAGGCGGCCGAGGCGGTGAACTTCCAGCTGACGCTGCTGCTGGTGACGATCGTGACGTTCGGGCTGGGCGGCGTCCTGTACGCGGTGACCTGGATCGTCGCGGCGATCGCGGCGGTGTTCGCGCTCGGCGGCCAGGACTTCCGCTACCCCTGGATCCTGCGCCTGATCAGGTGA